Proteins encoded in a region of the Haloglomus salinum genome:
- a CDS encoding flippase activity-associated protein Agl23 yields MVAAPDDDPAAADGDPGPTDAPPTDGEPPAADDGTDSEPSTGTGSTPSSDSDPAAGTGSISSPDSDPAAERVRAGRRPFLADYLGTGTERTLRLVLGITVLALVARFVLLGDRVQHFDEGRVAWWTLEYMRTSSFSYRYIIHGPFIQHLNTFLFSVLGTTDFATRVVPALVGGLLPATALLFREHLRRSELVAMALFLSFNPILLYYSRFSRSTILVAGFSFVAFGFFVRAMDARRARHESTTAATDGGTPAAARSSRPGGALADLFSLETTRSPALYFHVGVFFVALAFAAKENALVYLLCWAGAGVLVSDRLLSTPGTSGFDRIEAALTRFVVSPGYYIGHALVALLIVGAVTLFFYAPRGAAAPDGVGLYAVLGQPGQFPTLVDATVSDIETGLEYWFGGSTEAGCNKDNLIDGYLCFLARFLESTVLYAGPLFALSIVGFVADRYTAGRPRALVMFAAFWGFASVVGYPLGTDIYGAWIVVNALVPLAVPAAVGAAILFRWGVDAYREDDGISVFLVLVLVLAATGATGYQGVTGVYAEPEEGPDSLVQYAQPEGEWRPLIAEMQAVSAGNAPAETDVLVHGSYYVDGAESAVRTPACIKWFKILPMPWYFEKDRMQVACTNSTAELDSLESVPPVVVARGSHAEELDQRLGDDYRKETALIRQDAISTVVYIERSAPRADVQRSAPRADIQRSAPRADIAVPGDTHEAVHDARAAQARLRAAG; encoded by the coding sequence ATGGTGGCCGCCCCTGACGACGACCCCGCCGCCGCCGACGGCGATCCGGGGCCAACAGACGCTCCCCCCACGGATGGTGAGCCCCCCGCCGCCGACGATGGTACCGACAGTGAGCCGTCCACCGGAACCGGGTCCACGCCCTCCTCCGACTCGGACCCAGCCGCCGGAACCGGGTCCATATCCTCTCCCGACTCGGACCCAGCCGCCGAGCGCGTCCGCGCCGGCCGGCGACCCTTCCTCGCCGACTACCTCGGCACTGGCACCGAGCGCACCCTCCGGCTGGTGCTGGGCATCACGGTCCTCGCGCTCGTCGCGCGGTTCGTCCTGCTCGGCGACCGTGTCCAGCATTTCGACGAGGGCCGGGTCGCCTGGTGGACGCTCGAGTACATGCGGACGAGTTCGTTCAGCTACCGCTACATCATCCACGGGCCGTTCATCCAGCACCTGAACACGTTCCTGTTCTCGGTGCTGGGGACGACGGACTTCGCGACACGGGTGGTCCCGGCGCTGGTCGGCGGCCTGCTGCCCGCCACGGCGCTCCTGTTCCGCGAGCACCTGCGCCGGAGCGAACTCGTCGCGATGGCGCTGTTCCTCAGCTTCAACCCCATCCTGCTGTACTACTCCCGGTTCTCCCGGTCGACGATTCTCGTCGCCGGGTTCTCGTTCGTCGCGTTCGGGTTCTTCGTCCGCGCGATGGACGCCCGCCGGGCCCGGCACGAGTCGACGACCGCCGCGACCGACGGCGGCACCCCGGCGGCCGCTCGTTCGAGCAGGCCTGGCGGGGCGCTGGCTGACCTGTTCAGCCTCGAGACGACGCGCTCGCCCGCGCTCTACTTTCACGTCGGCGTGTTCTTCGTCGCGCTCGCGTTCGCCGCGAAGGAGAACGCGCTGGTGTACCTGCTCTGCTGGGCGGGCGCTGGCGTGCTCGTCTCGGACCGCCTGCTCTCGACGCCCGGCACCAGCGGGTTCGACCGCATCGAGGCCGCCCTGACACGCTTCGTTGTCAGCCCCGGCTACTACATCGGCCACGCGCTCGTCGCGCTCCTCATCGTCGGTGCCGTGACGCTGTTTTTCTACGCGCCGCGGGGCGCGGCGGCGCCGGACGGCGTCGGTCTGTACGCTGTACTCGGCCAGCCCGGACAGTTCCCGACGCTCGTCGACGCGACGGTCTCCGATATCGAGACCGGCCTGGAGTACTGGTTCGGCGGTTCGACCGAGGCGGGGTGTAACAAGGACAACCTCATCGACGGGTACCTCTGCTTCCTCGCCCGGTTCCTCGAATCGACCGTCCTCTACGCGGGTCCGCTGTTCGCCCTCTCGATTGTCGGTTTCGTCGCCGACCGCTACACCGCCGGCCGGCCGCGGGCGCTGGTCATGTTCGCCGCCTTCTGGGGCTTTGCCTCCGTCGTCGGCTACCCGCTCGGGACGGACATCTACGGCGCGTGGATCGTCGTGAACGCGCTCGTCCCGCTCGCGGTTCCTGCCGCCGTCGGCGCGGCCATCCTGTTCCGCTGGGGCGTCGACGCCTACCGCGAGGACGACGGCATCAGCGTGTTCCTCGTCCTCGTGCTGGTGCTCGCTGCGACCGGCGCGACCGGCTACCAGGGCGTGACCGGTGTCTACGCCGAACCCGAGGAGGGGCCGGACTCGCTCGTCCAGTACGCACAGCCGGAGGGCGAGTGGCGGCCGCTCATCGCGGAGATGCAGGCCGTCTCGGCGGGTAACGCCCCCGCCGAGACGGACGTGCTCGTCCACGGCTCCTACTACGTCGACGGGGCCGAGTCGGCCGTCCGCACGCCCGCCTGCATCAAGTGGTTCAAGATACTCCCGATGCCGTGGTACTTCGAGAAGGACCGGATGCAGGTTGCCTGCACCAACTCGACGGCGGAACTCGACTCGCTCGAGTCGGTCCCGCCGGTCGTCGTCGCTCGGGGGTCCCACGCCGAGGAACTCGACCAGCGCCTCGGCGACGACTACCGGAAGGAGACGGCGCTGATACGCCAGGACGCCATCTCGACGGTCGTCTACATCGAGCGGTCGGCGCCCCGGGCCGACGTTCAGCGGTCGGCGCCGCGGGCCGACATTCAGCGGTCGGCGCCACGGGCCGACATAGCAGTGCCCGGCGACACCCACGAGGCTGTCCACGACGCCCGCGCCGCGCAGGCGCGGCTCCGGGCCGCCGGCTAA
- a CDS encoding DUF5800 family protein, whose translation MTVLSFDEKGADVVYEGTEFRLDAELIEEATQKSYPDVTDHEVLQMVEEDPALSGEPRRVKDILS comes from the coding sequence ATGACCGTTCTATCGTTCGACGAGAAGGGAGCCGACGTGGTCTACGAGGGAACGGAGTTCCGGCTGGATGCCGAACTCATCGAGGAGGCCACGCAGAAGAGCTACCCCGACGTGACCGACCACGAGGTGCTCCAGATGGTGGAGGAGGACCCTGCGCTCTCCGGCGAGCCGCGGCGGGTGAAGGATATCCTGTCGTAG
- a CDS encoding quinone oxidoreductase family protein, whose translation MRAIQVSAFGDAAELEQVEQDVPEPDDGQVRIEVKAAGINFADIMQRRGHYHGGPQPPYTPGMEVAGVVDAVGDGVGREVGDEVVSMVNGGGYADYAIADAMGLMDIPGEMSFEEAAGFPVQYLTAHNCLFEWGGLEEGDSVLVHAAAGGVGTAAVQLASNAGAEVFGTASTQEKLDKAASLGCDHPINYTEEDFVEVCEAETDYGLDMVLDGIGSDTTERSVDALKEFGTLVVYGAASGEPGAPPTDKLLFGNVTVEGYHLGRAIERKPMQVMGAVPELTELLGDGTLEVQVGETFDLTDAAEAHQYIEDRKSSGKVVLTP comes from the coding sequence ATGCGAGCCATTCAGGTGTCGGCCTTCGGTGACGCGGCCGAACTCGAGCAGGTCGAGCAGGACGTTCCCGAACCGGACGACGGGCAGGTCCGTATCGAGGTGAAGGCCGCGGGCATCAACTTCGCGGACATCATGCAGCGCCGCGGCCACTACCACGGCGGTCCGCAGCCGCCCTACACGCCCGGGATGGAGGTCGCGGGCGTCGTCGACGCCGTCGGCGACGGAGTCGGCCGGGAGGTCGGCGACGAGGTGGTCTCGATGGTCAACGGCGGCGGCTACGCCGACTACGCCATCGCCGACGCGATGGGGCTGATGGACATCCCCGGCGAGATGAGCTTCGAGGAGGCCGCGGGCTTCCCCGTCCAGTACCTCACGGCCCACAACTGCCTGTTCGAGTGGGGCGGGCTGGAGGAGGGCGACTCCGTGCTGGTCCATGCTGCCGCGGGCGGGGTCGGCACCGCGGCCGTCCAGCTCGCCAGCAACGCCGGCGCCGAGGTGTTCGGCACGGCCTCGACCCAGGAGAAGCTGGACAAGGCGGCCTCGCTGGGCTGTGACCACCCCATCAACTACACGGAGGAGGACTTCGTCGAGGTCTGCGAGGCCGAGACGGACTACGGGCTGGACATGGTGCTTGACGGCATCGGCAGCGACACCACCGAGCGCTCCGTGGACGCGCTGAAGGAGTTCGGCACGCTCGTCGTCTACGGCGCCGCCTCGGGCGAGCCGGGCGCTCCGCCGACGGACAAGCTCCTGTTCGGCAACGTCACCGTCGAAGGCTACCATCTCGGCCGCGCTATCGAGCGCAAGCCGATGCAGGTGATGGGCGCCGTCCCCGAGCTGACCGAGCTGCTCGGCGACGGCACGCTGGAGGTCCAGGTCGGCGAGACGTTCGACCTCACCGACGCCGCCGAGGCCCACCAGTACATCGAGGACCGCAAGTCCTCGGGGAAGGTCGTGCTGACGCCGTAG
- a CDS encoding adenylosuccinate synthase: protein MTVTIVGSQFGDEGKGGIVDVFGEAADVVVRYQGGDNAGHTVVHEDVEYKLSLVPSGAVRGKIGVLGNGCVVNPATLFDELDALRERGLDPDVRVAERAHAIMPFHRVLDGLEEDVKSEDDIAVGTTGRGIGPTYEDKAGRRGVRVGDLLDPEVLRDRLAYVVPQKKALVEQVYDLDLDALDADDFGIEMDVTEAFDEDALFERYRTFGERLADEGMTVNCGAFLAERREAGDLVMMEGAQGTGIDIDHGSYPYVTSSNPTAGGASVGTGLGPTVVGQGEVVGIVKAYISRVGMGPLPTELGHVEGQTPPEGGDTSERGQELATYIRDEGGEYGTVTGRPRRVGWLDMPMLRHAATASGFTGLAINHVDTLAGLDTVKVGHAYERDGEEQLTIPATTEKWADCEAVYREFDGWPEADWSDVAERGYDALPENAQEYLGYIAAELDADIYAVGVGPGREDTVVVQDPFEV from the coding sequence ATGACTGTCACTATCGTCGGTTCGCAGTTCGGCGACGAGGGGAAGGGGGGGATCGTCGACGTGTTCGGCGAGGCGGCGGACGTGGTCGTGCGGTACCAGGGCGGCGACAACGCCGGCCACACCGTCGTGCACGAGGACGTGGAGTACAAACTCTCGCTGGTCCCCTCGGGCGCGGTCCGCGGGAAGATCGGCGTGCTCGGCAACGGCTGTGTCGTCAACCCGGCGACGCTGTTCGACGAGCTCGACGCGCTCCGCGAGCGCGGGCTCGACCCCGACGTCCGCGTCGCCGAGCGCGCGCACGCCATCATGCCGTTCCACCGCGTCCTCGACGGCCTCGAGGAGGACGTGAAGAGCGAGGACGACATCGCCGTCGGCACCACCGGGCGCGGCATCGGCCCCACGTACGAGGACAAGGCCGGCCGCCGCGGGGTCCGCGTCGGTGACCTGCTCGACCCCGAGGTCCTCCGCGACCGCCTCGCCTACGTCGTTCCGCAGAAGAAGGCCCTCGTCGAACAGGTGTACGACCTCGACCTCGATGCGCTCGACGCCGACGACTTCGGTATCGAGATGGACGTCACCGAGGCGTTCGACGAGGACGCGCTGTTCGAGCGCTACCGCACGTTCGGCGAGCGTCTCGCCGACGAGGGGATGACCGTCAACTGTGGCGCCTTCCTCGCCGAGCGTCGCGAGGCCGGAGACCTGGTGATGATGGAGGGCGCCCAGGGGACCGGCATCGACATCGACCACGGGAGCTACCCCTACGTCACCTCCTCGAACCCCACGGCCGGCGGCGCGTCCGTCGGAACCGGACTCGGCCCGACCGTCGTGGGACAGGGTGAGGTCGTCGGTATCGTGAAGGCGTACATCTCGCGGGTCGGGATGGGCCCGCTCCCGACCGAACTCGGCCACGTCGAGGGGCAGACCCCACCCGAGGGCGGCGACACCTCCGAGCGCGGTCAGGAGCTCGCGACCTACATCCGTGACGAGGGTGGCGAGTACGGCACCGTCACCGGGCGCCCGCGACGGGTCGGCTGGCTCGACATGCCGATGCTCCGGCACGCCGCCACGGCCAGCGGCTTCACCGGCCTCGCTATCAACCACGTCGACACGCTCGCCGGCCTCGACACGGTGAAAGTCGGACACGCGTACGAGCGCGACGGCGAGGAGCAACTGACCATCCCGGCCACGACGGAGAAGTGGGCCGACTGCGAGGCGGTCTACCGCGAGTTCGACGGCTGGCCGGAGGCCGACTGGAGCGACGTGGCCGAGCGCGGCTACGACGCTCTCCCCGAGAATGCCCAGGAGTACCTGGGTTACATCGCGGCCGAACTCGATGCCGACATCTACGCCGTCGGCGTCGGTCCCGGGCGCGAGGACACGGTCGTCGTGCAGGACCCGTTCGAGGTGTAA
- a CDS encoding 5-(carboxyamino)imidazole ribonucleotide synthase, with product MTHSDGLDARTLATPGPTLGVVGGGQLGRMLGEAAGPLGVELVVSDPTPDCPARSVVRDQVVGDFDDYETLRELGERADLLTFEIELADPDALDRVAEETGTPVHPAPETLRTIQDKYVQKEALVERGIPVPAYRKVDDADDLHAAGEELGWPLMLKAREGGYDGRGNVPVEGPDEVEAAMEAIAGPAMAEEMLDFERELAVMGLRGADERDTFPVTETIHREEILRESISPARADEAIRVRAQEVADEVLDAMDGRGAFGIELFQVDPDDHDGEAILVNEIAPRPHNSGHWTIEGCLTSQFENHVRAVLGWPLGATKRRAPTANANLLGDVDENRAAELRGVDEVLRSEGAALHWYCKHEARPLRKLGHVTQVGSEGEDISDLLEQVRALRDATTFQPDA from the coding sequence ATGACTCATTCCGACGGTCTCGATGCGCGGACGCTGGCCACTCCCGGCCCGACCCTGGGCGTGGTCGGTGGGGGACAGCTGGGCCGGATGCTGGGCGAGGCCGCGGGCCCGCTCGGCGTCGAACTCGTCGTCTCGGACCCGACGCCGGACTGTCCCGCGCGCTCGGTCGTCCGCGACCAGGTGGTCGGGGACTTCGACGACTACGAGACGCTCCGTGAACTCGGCGAGCGCGCCGACCTCCTCACCTTCGAGATCGAACTGGCGGACCCCGACGCGCTGGACCGAGTCGCCGAGGAGACCGGCACGCCCGTCCACCCCGCACCGGAGACGCTGCGCACCATCCAGGACAAGTACGTCCAGAAGGAGGCGCTGGTCGAGCGGGGTATCCCGGTCCCGGCCTACCGGAAGGTGGACGACGCCGACGACCTCCACGCCGCCGGCGAGGAGCTGGGCTGGCCGCTGATGCTGAAGGCCCGCGAGGGTGGCTACGACGGCCGCGGGAACGTCCCCGTCGAGGGCCCCGACGAGGTCGAGGCGGCGATGGAGGCCATCGCCGGGCCAGCCATGGCCGAGGAGATGCTGGACTTCGAGCGCGAACTCGCGGTGATGGGCCTGCGCGGCGCCGACGAGCGAGATACGTTCCCCGTCACCGAGACCATCCACCGCGAGGAGATACTCCGCGAGTCCATCTCGCCGGCCCGGGCCGACGAGGCCATCCGCGTCCGGGCTCAGGAGGTCGCCGACGAGGTCCTCGACGCCATGGACGGGCGCGGCGCGTTCGGCATCGAGCTGTTCCAGGTCGACCCCGACGACCACGACGGCGAGGCCATCCTGGTCAACGAGATTGCCCCGCGCCCGCACAACTCCGGGCACTGGACCATCGAGGGCTGTCTCACCTCGCAGTTCGAGAACCACGTCCGCGCGGTGCTGGGCTGGCCGCTCGGCGCGACGAAGCGGCGCGCGCCGACCGCGAACGCCAACCTGCTCGGCGATGTCGACGAGAACCGAGCGGCAGAGCTACGGGGCGTGGACGAGGTGCTGCGGTCGGAGGGCGCGGCGCTCCACTGGTACTGCAAGCACGAGGCCCGGCCGCTCCGGAAGCTGGGGCACGTCACGCAGGTCGGGAGCGAGGGCGAGGACATCAGCGACCTGCTGGAACAGGTGCGGGCCCTGCGCGACGCGACGACGTTCCAGCCGGACGCGTAG
- a CDS encoding DUF7527 domain-containing protein — translation MTTRAVAEMREWDGRQYDGGFDGLHDLADREFTGAVEADGAVCFVLRGRVVGVFETDEEADHGLRSGDIGAFEHATGTAYEAPHAALPLLFTMQATGGEERGRYYTEDTPLEEVHERLSGGFTGYVELSENVLSGDYYSVYHGGRAKHVAFVGQSRRLLEDEEAFERSCDEVGIYTVTAVDLDITEIPGGEERTAAGAGAAGAAGADGAGAADAGAAGAAGAGAGGAAGESDSAPGGGARADADDPSLDADIPEAGSDTAGEADAAAAGADTEEGTEAETEMESEREAETPHGDQADTTPPRGTERDSSADDAIRPAATLTDDGDEGNGTDADSGDTDPEVGTDERDGVDDQQSDAAATEAASPSPATGPADDDDIEAAVTSVEEASAESEPEPEVAESPDESPAEQFADEEPGSETAPEPAASGEDVATLKRTLEDRESEVERLEREVDRLESELRTVRDERDDLAARVENLEARLQELGSGAAAPESSMTASEALSGTNLFVRYRSKSEPTLDDLSDGVSREGVIENLRLERHTEFDAEAVAVDGRQFDAFLEGTQEYRFARWLVSELPLEIRDTGTQRKLADLYGALPDIDRIEFGATVADDQTFDLVARNRMGEPLVIATLDDSREPTQGEELAALVRGGSAVSEESGSLAGAMAATGAFFEPEALATAEEATGGSLLSRDKRESYVKLSRGRGFHLCLVEDRDESFYLSVPEL, via the coding sequence ATGACAACCCGCGCGGTCGCCGAGATGCGTGAGTGGGACGGCCGCCAGTACGACGGCGGGTTCGACGGGCTGCACGACCTCGCCGACCGGGAGTTCACGGGCGCCGTCGAAGCCGACGGCGCCGTCTGTTTCGTGCTTCGCGGGCGCGTGGTCGGCGTCTTCGAGACGGACGAGGAGGCCGACCACGGGCTCCGTTCCGGCGATATCGGCGCCTTCGAGCACGCCACCGGGACCGCGTACGAGGCTCCACACGCCGCCCTCCCCCTGCTGTTCACCATGCAGGCCACCGGCGGCGAGGAGCGCGGCCGCTACTACACCGAGGACACGCCGCTGGAGGAGGTCCACGAGCGGCTCTCGGGCGGCTTCACCGGCTACGTCGAACTCTCCGAGAACGTCCTCTCGGGTGACTACTACTCCGTCTACCACGGCGGGCGCGCGAAACACGTCGCCTTCGTCGGCCAGTCCCGCCGCCTGCTGGAGGACGAGGAGGCGTTCGAGCGCTCATGCGACGAGGTCGGCATCTACACCGTCACCGCCGTCGACCTCGATATCACCGAGATTCCCGGTGGCGAGGAGCGCACGGCCGCGGGAGCTGGTGCGGCTGGTGCGGCTGGTGCGGACGGCGCAGGAGCGGCCGACGCAGGTGCCGCCGGTGCGGCGGGTGCCGGTGCGGGTGGGGCGGCCGGGGAGTCCGATTCGGCACCGGGCGGCGGTGCCAGGGCGGACGCGGACGACCCGAGCCTGGACGCCGACATTCCCGAGGCCGGCTCCGACACAGCCGGCGAGGCCGACGCAGCGGCCGCCGGGGCGGACACGGAGGAGGGGACCGAAGCGGAGACTGAAATGGAATCGGAGAGGGAGGCCGAGACGCCCCACGGCGACCAGGCCGACACCACGCCTCCTCGCGGCACCGAGCGTGACTCGTCCGCGGACGACGCCATCAGGCCGGCAGCGACCCTGACCGACGACGGCGACGAGGGGAACGGGACGGACGCCGACTCGGGCGACACCGACCCGGAGGTCGGGACCGACGAGCGCGACGGCGTCGACGACCAGCAGAGCGACGCGGCGGCCACCGAGGCGGCGTCCCCCTCGCCGGCGACGGGTCCGGCCGACGACGACGACATCGAGGCGGCCGTGACCTCCGTCGAGGAGGCGTCGGCCGAGTCCGAGCCGGAACCGGAGGTGGCCGAGTCGCCCGACGAGTCACCCGCTGAGCAGTTCGCGGACGAGGAGCCCGGTTCCGAGACGGCCCCGGAGCCGGCGGCGTCCGGCGAGGACGTGGCGACGCTCAAACGAACGCTCGAGGACCGCGAGAGCGAGGTCGAGCGGCTAGAGCGCGAGGTCGACCGCCTCGAATCGGAGCTGCGGACGGTCCGGGACGAGCGCGACGACCTCGCCGCACGTGTCGAGAACCTCGAGGCGCGCCTCCAGGAGCTGGGCTCCGGTGCCGCCGCGCCGGAGTCCTCGATGACGGCGTCGGAGGCACTCTCTGGAACGAACCTCTTCGTCCGCTACCGCTCGAAGAGCGAGCCGACCCTGGACGACCTCTCGGATGGCGTCAGCCGCGAGGGCGTCATCGAGAACCTCCGGCTCGAGCGTCACACCGAGTTCGATGCCGAGGCTGTCGCTGTCGACGGGCGGCAGTTCGACGCCTTCCTCGAGGGGACGCAGGAGTACCGGTTCGCCCGGTGGCTGGTGAGTGAGCTGCCGCTGGAGATCCGCGATACGGGTACCCAGCGGAAGCTGGCGGACCTGTACGGCGCCCTGCCGGATATCGACCGGATCGAGTTCGGTGCGACGGTCGCCGACGACCAGACGTTCGACCTCGTCGCCCGGAACCGGATGGGCGAGCCGCTAGTTATCGCGACGCTGGACGACTCCCGCGAGCCGACCCAGGGCGAGGAACTGGCGGCTCTCGTCCGTGGCGGCTCTGCGGTGTCGGAGGAGTCGGGGTCGCTGGCGGGTGCGATGGCTGCCACGGGCGCCTTCTTCGAACCGGAGGCGCTCGCGACGGCCGAAGAGGCCACTGGTGGGAGCCTGTTGAGCCGCGACAAGCGCGAGAGCTACGTGAAACTGTCGCGGGGGCGGGGCTTCCACCTCTGTCTCGTCGAGGACCGCGACGAGTCGTTCTATCTCTCGGTCCCGGAGCTGTGA
- a CDS encoding FAD-binding oxidoreductase has product MSYDCAFLADLLPEGQVSFGESDRGNHAADWGAEEAGRGVTPDAVVWPESTEDVSTVLEAANDRGVPVTPYAAGTSLEGNAVPQFKGISMDVTRMNDVLEVRPDDFQIDVQPGVMGSKVDETVESEGLFFPPMPSSANISTIGGMIVNDASGQKTVKYGEVSDWVLELEVVLADGTVIEAGSKAVKTSAGYNLKDILVGSEGTLGVVTRATLELEGLPEQIRGGRAVFGDLDDATSAIFDAVRSGVDVAKIELIDPLAAEMSNRYLDTGLPDKPMVFLEFHANHGVQEEIDFCEAIFESHDVELFDMSEDDERMAELWKARTELAFAVQSYDPDLRPIHPGDVTVPISKYPDIIRYAKELGEEHDIMVPVFGHAGDGNVHYSVMVDPEDEAMVETGEEIYDSVVRKAIEMGGTCTGEHGIGGGKREYLELEHGEGGVEAMRRIKGALDPKDTLNPGKIFPETIEEGGRVHLSADDD; this is encoded by the coding sequence ATGTCGTACGATTGTGCGTTCCTCGCCGACCTGCTGCCGGAGGGGCAAGTCTCGTTCGGTGAGTCCGACCGTGGGAATCACGCTGCCGACTGGGGAGCCGAGGAGGCCGGCCGCGGCGTCACGCCGGACGCCGTCGTCTGGCCCGAGTCGACCGAGGACGTGAGCACGGTCCTCGAGGCCGCCAACGACCGCGGGGTCCCCGTGACGCCGTACGCCGCGGGCACCTCGCTGGAGGGCAACGCCGTGCCGCAGTTCAAGGGTATCTCGATGGACGTGACCCGGATGAACGACGTGCTGGAGGTCCGTCCGGACGACTTCCAGATAGATGTCCAGCCCGGCGTGATGGGCTCGAAGGTCGACGAGACCGTCGAGAGCGAGGGGCTGTTCTTCCCGCCGATGCCGTCCTCGGCCAACATCTCGACCATCGGTGGGATGATCGTCAACGACGCCTCCGGACAGAAGACCGTCAAGTACGGCGAGGTGAGCGACTGGGTGCTCGAGCTGGAGGTCGTCCTCGCGGACGGGACCGTCATCGAGGCGGGGTCGAAGGCCGTCAAGACCAGCGCCGGCTACAACCTGAAGGATATCCTCGTCGGCAGCGAGGGGACGCTCGGTGTCGTCACGCGCGCCACCCTCGAACTCGAGGGGCTGCCCGAGCAGATTCGCGGCGGCCGCGCCGTCTTCGGCGACCTCGACGACGCGACCAGCGCCATCTTCGACGCCGTCCGCTCGGGCGTCGACGTGGCCAAGATCGAGCTCATCGACCCGCTCGCCGCCGAGATGTCGAACCGTTACCTCGACACGGGGCTCCCGGACAAGCCGATGGTGTTCCTGGAGTTCCACGCCAACCACGGCGTCCAGGAGGAGATCGACTTCTGCGAGGCGATCTTCGAGAGCCACGACGTGGAGCTGTTCGACATGAGCGAGGACGACGAGCGGATGGCCGAACTCTGGAAGGCCCGGACGGAACTCGCCTTCGCCGTCCAGAGCTACGACCCCGACCTCCGGCCGATCCATCCCGGCGACGTGACCGTTCCGATCTCGAAGTACCCCGACATCATCCGCTACGCGAAGGAACTCGGCGAGGAGCACGACATCATGGTTCCCGTCTTCGGGCACGCTGGCGACGGCAACGTCCACTACTCCGTGATGGTCGACCCCGAAGACGAGGCGATGGTCGAGACGGGCGAGGAGATCTACGACTCGGTCGTCCGCAAGGCCATCGAGATGGGCGGCACCTGCACCGGCGAGCACGGTATCGGCGGCGGCAAGCGGGAGTACCTCGAACTCGAACACGGCGAGGGGGGCGTCGAGGCGATGCGCCGCATCAAGGGTGCGCTCGACCCGAAGGACACGCTCAACCCCGGGAAGATATTCCCCGAGACCATCGAGGAGGGCGGCCGGGTCCACCTCTCGGCCGACGACGACTGA